The Planctomycetaceae bacterium genome includes the window TTTCATGGCTGATCGAAGCCGCCCCAATCTCGCGTCGAGTCAGGAGGATCTATGCAACATCCCGAAGTCTATGACCCTTATACGACCGCGGAGGCGGCAAGTCAACGTCCTGGCCGGCTCGGTGGCATGGCGACACGCGTTGTTCAGCGGGTCGCCATGTCTGTGCGCTGAGCATCATGGCGACCCACACGAAACAGAAACGTGTGTCGCCATGCCACCCATCTCTGATTCTGCGGGGCGGGGACGAGTGTGAAAAAAACAACAGCATAGGACGGATTTCGGTTGACGGATTTGCCATTGCCGCTAACAATATTGTTGACCAGCGCAAGGAGCATTGGTTCTCGATGCCCTGACGCTCTGGATAAGAACTGCGGCTGTGAGGCAACCGTGGGAAGGGCCCGCGGCTCTGTCAGCTTGTTCCAGTCGCCTAACTCGAGGAGATCCCTCATGATCAAGCAGCGTCTTTTTACCCCAGGTCCCACGGATGTTCCCGCCGAAGTGCTCGTCGAAATGGCCAAGCCGATGTTCCACCACCGCACGCAGCGGTTCAAGACCATGTTCGCCGAGGTCAACGCCTCGCTCCAGAAACTGCTGATGACCGCCAACGACGTGCTGATGATCGCCGGTTCGGGCACGGCAGGCATGGAGGCGGCGATCGCCTGTGCCGTCCCGCGTGACAAGAAGGTGCTGATCGCCAACGGCGGCAAGTTCGGCGAGCGCTGGGTCAAGGTCGCCAAGGTGTACGGGCTCAAGGTCGACGAGGTCAAGCAGGAGTGGGGCACGGCGATCTCGGCCGAGGTGGTTAAAGAAAAGCTCGCCACCGGCGAATACGGCGCCGTGATCGTCGTCTACAGCGAGACCTCCACCGCGACGGCGTGCGACCTCGAGGCCATCGGCAAGGTCGTCGCGCCGACCCCGGCGCTGCTGATCGCCGACTGCATCACCGCGGCAGGCACGCTGCCGCTGAAGACCGACGCCTGGGGCGTGGACATCGTGGGCATGGGCAGCCAGAAGGCCCTGATGCTGCCGCCGGGCCTGGCGATGGTCTCGGTGAGCAAGAAGGCCTGGGACGTCATCGAAAAGATCGACCCGCCGACGGTGTACCTGAGCCTCAAGGCGTACCGCAAGGCCCTGGCCAAGAGCGACGTGCCGTACACGCCGGCGGTCTCGCTCATGCGCGGGCTCAAGGTGGCGCTGGACATGATCCATGCGGTGGGCATTGAGAAGGTCTGGGCCCGCACGGCGATCATGGCCAAGGCGACCCGGGCGGCCTGCGAGGCCCTGGGCATGAAGACCTACTCGCAGCAGCCCAGCGACTCGGTCACGGGCATCTGGTTGCCCGAGGGGCTGGACGAGAAGAAATTCCGCAGCACGCTTCGCGACAAGTACGGCTGCAGCGTCGCTGGCGGGCAGGATCATCTGGAGGGCAAGATCTTCCGCGTCTCGCACCTGGGCTACGTCGACCCGCTGGACACGCTGGGCCTGGTGGCGGCAGTGGAGTACGTGCTGGCCGACCTGGGCGTGAAAGTGGAGATCGGCAAAGGCGTCGCCGCCGCGGCCAAGGTTCTCAAGGACTGGAACTGACTAAAACCGGAATAATGGAATGGTGGAAGACTGGAATGATGAAGAGACTCAAAGCCGCGGCAGAAGCCGTGGCATGAGACCCCATTATTCCAGCATTCCAGTATTCCATTCTTCTCCGTTTAGGAGCTTGCCATGAAAGTGCTCGTAGCTGACAAACTCAGCCAGGTCGGGCTGGACTGGCTTAAGGAACAAAAGGACGTCGAGATCACCATCAAGGCCGGCTTGGCGCCGGAAGAGCTGGCCAAGATCGCCGGGCAGTACGACGGCATGATCATCCGCTCGGGCGCGAAGGTGACGGCCGCGGTTATGGCCGAGCCGGGCGCCCTCAAGTGCATCGCCCGCGCGGGCGTGGGAGTCGACAACGTCGATGTGCCCGTGGCCACGCGCAAGGGCATCATCGTGATGAACACGCCCGGCGGCAACACGATGAGCACGGCCGAGCTGGCGCTGGCGCTGATGATGGCGCTGTCGCGCAAGATCGCCCCGGCCAATGCGTCGCTGCGGGGGGGCAAGTGGGACCGCAAGAGTTTCGAGGGCACGCAGCTTGCCGGCAAGACGCTGGGCATCGTGGGCATGGGTCGCATCGGTCGCACGGTGGCCACGCGGGCGGCGGCGATGGACATGCGCGTGCTGGGGTACGACCCGTTCTTCGCCGGCGAGACGATGGACGAGACGGAGATGGTCAAGGACCTCAACGACCTGTGCAAGCGGAGCGACTATATCACCGTACACGTGCCCAAGAGCGGCGACACGCTGGGCATGATCGGCGCGGCGCAGTTCGCCGTGATGAAACCCTCGGTGCGGTTGATCAACGCCGCCCGCGGCGGGATCATCGACGAGCAGGAACTGCTCAAGGCGCTCAATGAAAATCGCGCTGCCGGGGCGGCGCTGGACGTCTACATGGCCGAACCGCCCGAGAGCGAAGTCGAGAAGGCCCTGATCTCGCACCCCAACGTGCTGGCCGTGCCGCACCTGGGCGCCAGCACCGAAGAGGCGCAGGAGCAGGTCGCACTCGACGCGGCCAAGCAGCTCGTCGAGGCCCTGCGGGGCGGCGAGGTCCGCAATGCCGTCAACGCCCCCGGGTTCGACCAGGCCCTGCCCGAAGTGCTGCGCCCTTACACCGAACTGGCCAGCCGCCTGGGCACCATCCTGGGCGCCATCACGCCCGGGGCGATCAGCCGCGTCGAGGTGATCTATCGCGGCGCCATCGCCGACATGAACGTCACGCCCGTGACCACGCACGTGCTGGTGGGACTGATGAGCCGCCACATGGACAGCCCCGTCAACGTGATCAACGCCCCCGGGCTGGCCCAGGACCGCGGCGTCGAGGTGCAGACGATCTCCAGCGCGAAGATTCGCGAGCATGCCAACCTGATGGAAGTGCATGTGACGACCGACAAGACCAAGCGCTGGGCCGTCGGGACGATCTTCGGCAACAAGTTCCCGCGCGTCATCGGGATCGACGGCTACCGCATGGAGATGAAGCCCGAAGGGCATGTCGTCATTAT containing:
- a CDS encoding alanine--glyoxylate aminotransferase family protein, whose product is MIKQRLFTPGPTDVPAEVLVEMAKPMFHHRTQRFKTMFAEVNASLQKLLMTANDVLMIAGSGTAGMEAAIACAVPRDKKVLIANGGKFGERWVKVAKVYGLKVDEVKQEWGTAISAEVVKEKLATGEYGAVIVVYSETSTATACDLEAIGKVVAPTPALLIADCITAAGTLPLKTDAWGVDIVGMGSQKALMLPPGLAMVSVSKKAWDVIEKIDPPTVYLSLKAYRKALAKSDVPYTPAVSLMRGLKVALDMIHAVGIEKVWARTAIMAKATRAACEALGMKTYSQQPSDSVTGIWLPEGLDEKKFRSTLRDKYGCSVAGGQDHLEGKIFRVSHLGYVDPLDTLGLVAAVEYVLADLGVKVEIGKGVAAAAKVLKDWN
- the serA gene encoding phosphoglycerate dehydrogenase, which gives rise to MKVLVADKLSQVGLDWLKEQKDVEITIKAGLAPEELAKIAGQYDGMIIRSGAKVTAAVMAEPGALKCIARAGVGVDNVDVPVATRKGIIVMNTPGGNTMSTAELALALMMALSRKIAPANASLRGGKWDRKSFEGTQLAGKTLGIVGMGRIGRTVATRAAAMDMRVLGYDPFFAGETMDETEMVKDLNDLCKRSDYITVHVPKSGDTLGMIGAAQFAVMKPSVRLINAARGGIIDEQELLKALNENRAAGAALDVYMAEPPESEVEKALISHPNVLAVPHLGASTEEAQEQVALDAAKQLVEALRGGEVRNAVNAPGFDQALPEVLRPYTELASRLGTILGAITPGAISRVEVIYRGAIADMNVTPVTTHVLVGLMSRHMDSPVNVINAPGLAQDRGVEVQTISSAKIREHANLMEVHVTTDKTKRWAVGTIFGNKFPRVIGIDGYRMEMKPEGHVVIIENEDKPGVVGRYGTLFGENQINIADMTFSRKLKSGMALVGINLDQAATKSVMEKLTQLQFVKNAWYLHLPDLPQEEQE